The Spinacia oleracea cultivar Varoflay chromosome 2, BTI_SOV_V1, whole genome shotgun sequence DNA segment ATTGTTTAGTTGAAGGTGTCAAGAAAAAACTCTGACTATCAAAGTCTTGTAACTCCATCAGTTCTAAACATCGAAGAATTTCAATGACATGTATGTATAAGAAGTTTGGTCTAGAACCATCAATTTTTTTATCAGAGTGTTGTCATTTTACAGTCTTTCATGTTCTGCAAGTTTTTCTAATGCCATAAGTTGCACATATGTATTCTTTGTGAATCAGGTTGTTACATAGAAGATTCTATTGATgactctattggtttttcactttatCATCTTCAGTTTGTTGTAACTTAGTTTTACTACTGTTATATTCAACTCCAGCAGAACTCCAGTAGTAACACCAGCAAAATTGTTGCAGACTCACAACCAGAACAAACAACTCTAAAATGAACTTagtattagttttttttttactggGAAAAATTGACAAGTTGAAAACAAAAATCCAACTTATGGTCGCTCTTTTAAAGGATATAAATATGTAGATCAATGACAAAAATCTGAACAGACCAGCAGATTCTATTCCGAACAGACCAGAATCTGCCAAAAGAACTTGTTGCAATACGCCTGAACACAGGAACCACTTTGCGGAAACAGAACAGCTACTACCAGATCAGAATAACAGAACAACTACAAACAACTCGATTACATTCCACAAAGAGAAAAACTAATTATGGACTTACTGCCTAATTATATCATTACTTCACAATCATCTAACACCATAATTCCACAATTATCAAACACCAAAAGCTCACAATCAAACATTGTAATTTCACAAGCATAAAACGTCATAATTCTAAATCTACATATAACAAAAGAAGTAAAGAAGCTTTATAAAACATACCTATATGTAACCATGACCCATAAAGAGAGTGGTCTGTAGAAAGTGTAGACACCAAAGTGCTGCAATCATTTCTGCAGTCAAGCTAGGATCCTTTTTCCGTAGTCGTCCAAGTGAAGCACCAATTGAATCAAGAGTTCCAGATTCTTCTTGAGGTTCCTTGCTCatttcaaaaatatatattagacatggaaataattaaaaatcataagAATATATTGAATTATTTCCTACCTTTGTTGCATTAGTTTCCCAATAAGGTAGACGtgttttgaaatgtgcttcagGCACTCTCTCGTGGGAACTTTGAAAAACTTTAAAAATGACAAATTACCAATTTTAACAGCTTTTCCTTATTCAATTAGAGTTCTATTATCCATGATTGATTGAATAATATTTGTTAGTTTAAATCCAATTCATCATACAAGAAGAAGTTGAAGCCCATAATTAAGAATTAATGGAGAGGGAGTGaaactcaaaagaaaaaaaagagaaagagagggaTGTAGAACATGGCATGATAATTTACCAAATAAATTGGGATATTGCAGTTGGGGAAGCTTTCCCCATAAAACAAAGGAAGCTATGGCGAGAAGAATTAGTGACGCCATCAAATTACCGGGTACAATAGGTTAATGAATGAGTGAGACTATTTTAAGAAAGTTGTTTGGTGTAGTTGGGATTATTCCAGGTTAAATCATAGTTGGGATTAAAATGAGAAGATCGtccaaagttgagattttttccaaaCTAAAACCCTTTTAAACTTTCAGCAGCATTCTGCTAACAATTTCATATTTTCAGTCCATAACAAACGAACAACCATAAGAAATTAGCAAGCAATTAAATTAAACCCTAACATCCTGCTAAATATTTCAATAACAAATCAACAATATACCAAAAAGAAATTAAGTATTTTCAGAATTTGTtcaagtaattaaattaaaaaatcaacaacaaatcaaCTATTTTCTGAATTTGGTACCTCCGTCCCTGCTACCATTCTGCTAACAAATCAACAACAAATCTGAATTTGTTCAACTTTAATTAAAAAAGGAATTAAGTATGTGTACCTGCAACGGCGAGTCGGCGAGGAACGACGAGTCGGTGAGGAACGACGAGTCGGCGAGCAGCGGCGAGTCGACCAGTGGTGCGGTGGCGGAGAAGCGAGGGCCACGAGCCGACGACGGCTTCAAAACCTGCTGGTTGCTCCGCTTCTGTTTCTTTAAGTGACCGTGGCTCGTAACTTTGTTTCTTTATGGATCGTGGGTGACCAGCTCGCGGCGGCGGAACGGTGGTGGGTCACTCCGACAAGGAGACCGATGATAATTCTAGAGCGAAAGATTTGAAGAGGGGTTTGCGTGAAAATGTTTAGGTTTCTAAACTCTTACAACTTCCCGGTGGGTTtggttatttttgtattttatattttttcaaaataatcCCGTGTCACATGACACATGATTACACAGTGTACCACTTTCCCTTGATATAATCGTTCACACAATTCTACAAAAATTCAGAACTAAATTCCTCCAAAATAACCCATCGATTGATCCCCAATTGTTTAATATTGTGAAATCAACAAAGAATTATGTAATTAAATCGTACacgcataaaaaaaaaaccagagaGCAAAATCATACAAATTTCCCTATCTAAGAAACCCTAATTAAGCCTTAaaaccacacaaaaaaaaatccaactttGACCGATTAATAATTTATACTAcccaagttcataaatatatgaGGAAATTCGAAGAGAAATATACAAATAACCTTGTTCTTCTTGCCAATTCAGAAACACAATTTACCAATTTCTCTTATCTCCAATTCAAAGACCCAATCAACAATTCAGAAACGCAAATCTCCAAAGAACGATGAAGGAAAGGATGAAGGAGAACGATGAAGAGGAAGAAACCGAACGAAGCGAGGTATAAATGTAGATAGTGTTTAAGGAATAAGGGTTTGGGGGAGCAAACCATGATAGTGAAAATCCTGAGGAGAGAGGGAAACCCAAAAAAAATGTGGTCTATTGAAACTCTTAGtaccttaattaattaatttattttatttttaacataTTTCATATGCTTCACCAAAACCGTTGCCATAActtatcaaaaaataaaaaacataaaaactgttGCAATAGAATAATCAAAATATACAACCGTTGCTATACTTTTTCTATGGCAACACTTTTTCAAACTCAAAGTTCACTCACATGTATAATTGTTTAACTGTTGCAATAGTTACGATATAGCAACGCTAGTAAAACCGTTGCATAAAGGGGCGTTGCTATAACCCTTTTTTCTAGTAGTGCGAAATTAAAAAGAGAGGGGTGATGATTTTTTTTGCCCATGGTTAACAACTGTCTACCTGCTTATGACATCATCTTTCGTTTTTCAAAAAGTACTCCAGAGAAAATGAAATTGTATTTTTACAAATGCAGAATAACAACTACCCCCCTCCTATTTTTGAAATATTCTATTTGTAAAATAAAGGCTCCTAATATTCTGTCAAAATCTTGTCAGTTGATTATTTTAACCCATCAAATTTATCTGGGCATTAACTCTCAACTTTTTCATTGAGGCATTAAATCTCTTTCAGTTTCCCAATACCTAATTTGCATTGTTTAagtaaaaaaattaagaaattttgcccacattaattatttgttaaatCGCTCGCACGAAACctaacgtaaagaataaaaaaggaTGGAGTGGATATCTTTTTTTACAAAAACAAATACTTCGTATTTATTTCGTGCAATACACAGAGCTAGCCTAGTTCAATAGTACGGAGTAAGTCAATAGTAAATACTACGTACTCTGGATTCCCTTGTTGTCCCTTGTTTCACTGTTTTGATGGTCACCGTCAAAGAGGTCTACAAGTAACAATGTTACATAATGAAAATCGGGTAAAACAAACTAAAAGTACATTCACCTGTAATGACGGATAAAAACGAAATGCTCTCAAATAAGGAGAAAAACGAAAACCTCGCTCATAGCAGTGAGGAACAAGATCAAATCATTCGATCAAACAAGAAACAAAAACGAAGAATCACCCACTTAATTTTTGACAAAAGAACTAATCAAGATGATGTTATGGCTGAGGCAGAGGAATAGATGAATGCAGCACCGAAATGCCCAAAAAACACGACTGGAATGAGGGATAATGGTACGCAACAACGACCTTCCTTCAGAGATATGGTACAAGGAAGCACATCCTCTCCAAccatgacccaactcatggagTAGGAGGAAGAAGAGGACAATGTATCTGATGATGATACGACTCCGAAGGAAATTCTCACCGACGAGCGATGTCCTGCTATACTTCTTtcaaaagaagagaaaagatAGATGAGAAATCCATGGAAGAACACTCTTATCATAAAAatgtagacctgtcaaaaatcgacccgacccgaacccgacccgaaaatactgggtcctgaacaagattttgtgacccgtaacccgttttatccgaacccgagcaacccgaaaagtaatgggtcaaaacccgacctgaCCCGTTTCGGACCCGACCAATTGAAAATCATAGTATTTAtattaataaatgagattatgagaaaatttaagcataataaacacgttgtGTTTACTATTGATGTGTgtaatgtgattttaatttgaattatacgtcattttatggttgaatttgactaaatataaacttttgtaggaaaatttgttaatttatgcccatattttgtatatttatcacctaaattaatgaaaatataatgtgcgttttaaaatctctcaactcgttgggtcgacccgaacccgaaagttctgggtcttgaacaagcatttgtaaacccgaacccgaaagtgaccgacccgattcaacccgaacccgaaaataattttttacaacccgacccgtttgacaggtctataaAAATGTTTCATGGAAATGTAGGCTACATGGGTCTCATGAGGAAACTAAAGAAGAAATGGAACTTACGAGGGGAAATGTCTCTGACTGATATTGGACATAAGTTCTTCATTGTGAGATTCACAAATTTTGCAGATTACAACTATGTTCTTACTCAAGGACCTTGGATGATCGATGACAACTACCTTACAATTAGAAAATGGATCCCCAACTTTGTACCGGATGAATCCCCGATCAAAATCCTCACTGCCTAGGTCCGCATCGCAAATCTCTCAGTTGAGTATTTTGACTCCAATTTCTTAAATAAAATTGGTTCGAAGATTGGAAAAGTGATTCGAATTGATCGCAACATGATTCAAGCACAACGGGGGCAGTTTACTAGACTAAGTGTGGAAATTGATTTATCAAAACCTTTATTGTCGAAATTTTGGCTCAAAGGGAAGATTTGGCGCATTCAATACGAAGGCATTCGAATGGTGTGCTTTAACTGTGGAAAAACAGGTCATAGTGAAGAGGGGTGCCCTCTGCTAAATGCTGACAAGAATCTGGATACACAAAGTGCAGTAGCTTCAATCAATGACCAATTACAAAACACATCCATTGGAACCAAAGAACAAGGTATGGATAAGAAGATTATTAGACCAGAAGAACTCAAATATTTTGGCTCATGGATGTTGGTTAAAAAACAAGTCAGAAAAAGAACCCCTGGATCGGAGAAACAACAGCAAACAGTTGTCGGTGATACCACAACACCTTCATTGATTTTTGGCAAGAACACTGCTAACGGATCGAGACAATCAAGCCCGATTAATCCGGCTGGATTACAGGGGTCTAGGTCAAGATTTGTCGTTTTAGATGGGACAAATCAGGAGAATATCTCTAAGAATGTGGAAAATATTGGAAGCAGCCACCAATCAAGGGATATCGGATTGACTGTAGTGGATTTTGGTGGAACAAATAATTCTGCTCCTATATTCTCTACGGTGGAATTAGGAAATAATACTAATATTCCCAATAGTTACCTAAAGACTCCTAATTTCTCTTTAGGAAAAACCTCAAATAAGCACAAGAATCCTATTACAACTAATAGTCTTTCCAAATCCTATCGAGAAAAAAGGAAAGAACTAAGTCAATCAAATATAGGTCTATTAGGAGTAATCAACCCCAATATTCCACATCTTGGTGAAGCAAACACACATAGTTATATATTTGCTGGTAAGGAAAATCGTCAAATCTCACATCAAATCCAACCCCAAGCTACCTCACATCAAGCGCCCTTAAGCCAACAGAATCCACACCTTGAGATACCCCTTGATGGACATTGTAATCAGCCTGTAAGTACCCCTAGAGAAAACCCTCTCCTTGGAGAGCCCGATGGAACTACCTTACCTAGTGTCCTAGTCACAACAACCCCCCCGAGCCACATCTTAGAAGTCAGGATGGAAACATGGATCGAACCGAACCCGGAGCCACCGGAGTTAGTAGTGAGTCCTAGTGACTATGTTGCTACCCAATGAGATCACTCGTCTTATACGACTCATCAGTCAAGCCTATATGACTTCATTACCATCAATTCCCATTTCCATGGTAGACGGACTTCCTAATCTTGCTTCAGATACCTATCCAATCACCTGTATGATTTGGAATGTTCAAGGTGCAGGGAGCCCTGCATTTATTTCTTCTCACAAAGAGCTTGTTCGAGAGCACAAACTCCTTGTTCTGACTTTAGTTGAGACCCACATGGGGGGCTGTCAAGCGATAAAAATTGCTACCATACTGGGATATTCTGGCCACACCCGAGTTGATGCACAAGGGTTTAGTGGCAGGATCTGGGTATATTGGAAAAGCGAGCATAATCAGTACATTACAATGGACATACAACGTGTGGGGGACCAACCTTGGTACTTCACTCCCGTCTATGCGAGCCCTGACCCAACCAAACATACTGATTTATGGAGAGAACTTGAAAAATTTGCATCCACCAACAACAAACCATGGCTCATCGCAGGGGATTTCAATGATACAAGATTCACTTGGGAACGTTGTAGTTCCTGTTCGGAAACCTCAAGAGGTGCTGCTAGGTTTAACAACTGGGTCGAGGATATGCAATTGCTTGAGGTACAATTTGCAGGTGCATTCCACACATGGGCTAGAGGACTTACCCTAGAAACTCGTCATAGTCCCCTCCTGGACCGAGCCTTATGCACTAGTGATTGGGGGCTGCGCTTCAACAATGCAAGGGTGAAGCATTGATAtatgtgttttatatagtgtttttacccccgtcccttagtacttttatgcgtcaaatgagctcttaggagccgtttttagtactaatctgtcgTTTTGAGTGTGCTTTGAGTTTCAGgactacttagtgagaaattggtctttttagacccgtttcatgatgatttaggccactacgctatcccgagggagttcgggacgactATCGTCGACTTGCGGGAACCTTAGATGCTCatggttgagccccggaagttagactcggtgttaaGGGAAAAGGATGGTTCATTTAGCCTTTCGCCCGGTTGATCTCCCCTCGCCCACCGGGCGAGCAAGTGAAGGAAGCTGCAGTCGCagggcgcccgacgggcggagttATGCCCGATTGTGACCGGGCGCGCATCAGAGTGAAGGCTGCAAGCATCTTTAACCGCCCGACGGGTGGAAGCtgccgatcgggcgcgtgcggAATTCTTCAGAAGTGTCACCTTACGCCCATCGGGCAGACCTGCACCCGACGGGCAGGATTCGAGCTGGTCGCCCGGCGGGCGGATGTCTGCCCGAGTGGGCGAAGACAACCCTGGGCGGTTTTTCGCGTTCTGTTTTCCAGTTTGCTTttattattttgggcaaactataaatactaggcttCATTATTTTAGTGGACATCTTGAATTCTAGTATTGAACCCTTAGTTTTATCTCTCCtagtttaattttctctctaatttcatgcaaaacacttagtttaattttcaataaaaatctaagctttcaatttcctttgccattcaattaggtattgctccTTAATTTTattcattgtcttgctttaataatgctttcgattatgttaattgctttggttattgttaatatgcttgagtaatctattttctagggtttggggatccatgaattatatgaagggacattgaataactgtgattgttggcattgtaattaattcctattgattggtttatactactatacaattagatttaagcaggtttaattgtgatagtttggcaatatcaagttaagattcgagagatgcaatttgatgtttaggcttgtgtcaataggtggaattaggattaatacgtagcgagagcccgttaattctaagtctatgattagtatcgattcgagagagcatactagtctaattaattactttgttgattattgtgattgtttatcgtccgggattgttatttgttggtgaacctatgccctagattctttaattcctgaattcttaatcgtttaattaTCGTTTGTAGTCTTAGAATACAAACCAACAAATTcatgtttcccaatagtctagtttagttgattaatagtagaaagaacactgtttctctgtggattcgatcctgacttcccttgctacctagctagttgacttaggtttatttttgattaggtgatacggcTTAAGTCTGTCAAGCATCTTCCAGCAATATCTTCAGACCATCGTCCACTGCTAATCTTCCCTGGCTGCCTGGCTAACACATGAACTTTTTCGGATATTTATTCATGAAAAGTGGAACAAAGAGTTACCACTGGTTGATTCCCTTGCTCACGTCTCTGAAGAGTTACAACTTTGGAATAAAAATATCTTTCACAATATTTTTAAACAAAAGCGCAAACTCCTTGCTCGAATTAAAGGAGTTCAGAATTCTTTAGCATGTAACCACCACCGAGGCTTGATAAAACTCGAAGCTCGGTTGCGCAGGGAACTTGATGAAGTCCTAGCCCAAGAGGAACTACACTGGTACCAGAAATCGAGGGTGGATTGGATAAAAAACGGAGATAGAAATACAACCTTCTTCCATCTAAGTATAGTGATTAGACAATGGAGAAATAAAGTGGTAGCTATCAAGGGTGAAGATGGTAACTAGATTCATGAGAAAGAGGAGGTTAAGAGGGTGATGGTCTCATACTTTGCAAAAATCTTCAAGGGGAAATATGATAGCGGTGACATATTTGACATACCTGTAGATGTCTTCCCTGAATTACCCCAACGTGAATGGGAGATGCTCAATCTTCCTTTTACTCTCTTTGACATCGATGCAATGATTAAAAGCTTGGCCTCTCTCAAAGCTCCTGGACCGGATGGGTTCCAAGCTTTGTTCTTCCAAAAGAATTGGGAACTAGTAAAGGAAAGTGTGTACAAGACAACCATCTTAGTACTGGAGGGCAAAGGAATACTAGAGCATCTGAATGAAACACACATAGTATTGATATCAAAGGTAGATAATCCGGAAGGCCCAGCTCAATTTCGTCCAATTGGCCAATGCAACGTGAGTTATAAGATCATCACCAAAGCGTTGGTAAATAGAATAAAACATGTCTTACCTCGCCTAATCTCGAACATGCAAGGAAGTTTCGTATCAGGACGTCAAATTAGGGACAACATCGTAATAGTGCAAGAGGTGATTCACACTATGAAACGCAAGTAGGGTGAAAAGGGTTACATGGAAATCAAGATAGACTTTGAGAAGGCGTATGATCGATTGAGATGGTCCTTCATACATGACACTCTACCACGGATGCAACTGCCCGCACTTAATAAGTGTTATCATGAACTGCGTTACAacctactgaaggaaataatgcccttggtccaagtatgcatttaatattaagtctaataaatgcggttcagtattaattgacaagttaataattcagtgagatcaagtgagctgaatgcctagctagaggccgcttcagttcaagtgaaattaatgatattaatccacagcttactcttgactgaacccgtagggtcacacaaataatacgtaaacggatcaagtatttaatggaattaaatactccatctatggatattcggaatcgacggatcttggtttcagtgggagctgagatcgtcataagcaagaaatgaatactccggaaacgatgatattgccggaaacggaaatatggatcgtatcggaaatatgaatattatccaagtcgtagatattgccggaaacgaaaacatggtacgtatcggaaaatattaatggaaatggaaatattgccggaaacggaaatattgtcagaatcggaatcggaatcggaaaataattccggaaacggaaatattaaatatttgttcgaaacagaaattaattccggaatcggaaatattaaatattggtcgtatcggaaatgaattccggaaccgggaatttaatcggaaacgcatcgtacgaattagcatcggacgaggcttgccagacgaaggcccaacacgaagccaggcccgcgcccagcaagccaagcgcccaacacgaaggccacagcctcgccaggaccagcgcaaggccaggcccagcaaggccgtaggcgcaTGCGCTGGAGcgtatgctcgtgggctgcgaggcaacGCCCattcgtgtgggccgcaaggcctgcgcgggtgggtgcgtccctcgtggtcgtgcgacactcgtgttcgtaacgaatcctaatcctctcggaattcgtgcaatgattaaatcctaatcctaatagattaaatttattatttagagttcaaataggattctaattaataaatccatatcctagtaggattataattcctttccatatactctataaatatagacctagtgtcacatatttaacagacgattattcaagtattcaaggtaagatttttaagcaaaaatcagccaaacacttgcacccaaatagccgaaaatctaaggaaccttaagggcgattctatttggtcaagcttaaggcggatccggacatgctgtggactatctacgcagggacgacacttggagtcctaaagacttgttcttgttcggttcgggcgcagctagggagggcacgctacaaagtgtatgcatctgaattatgctaaatgattatgtgttaataatatgtttcctggctttatggtttttccgcatgatttatgtttattcatatgtatcataacctaacagtggtatcagagcctcttattattttcataatctaaattgcatgaacatggttaaattttacaaatttgcaaagaattaaaggggtgattaattttcgtaattaattgcaaattgcgtttatttaattatatgtaagcagtttttcggcagtttcttcgttactcatccaaatcgagtgatttttgtgtcaattccgcatgtaaaaagcattctaaaattttgaccaaattttttttttccggccaaacccagaattctcaaattcaaagcctaactatgacttttcagaggttttagtttttcgaacgcaaaagttcgtaaatttaagatgttaaattaagtatttgcgattcttgttgataaatcttgagtttttgattgacctacagtatatgtttaacaattatcaatgcctagacttgttaattatacaacctaatttgtaattatgattaatttgttgaaattcgaataatttagaattgatttgattttcataattaattaataatttaactaggtatccatgattaaaatccaccataaaaaattttaatttatgttaaatttttaatttttatgacctagatttgaatccatgttaatcggaaattaattaattaataaattttcaatttttcgcactaaaattatgaaattaatatgatttattaatttttcattaattttaagttaaaaattttaaatttttatgaaaaccctcatgaatgttgcacgcacaaagcaatggaatctacgtgttacccttaaggggtgttgtatagtgcgggcacgcgacgacgagcatgggagctcgtcgcccgtgtggtacgaatgcagcgagcaacatagcgtggcgcgcgcgcggagcaaagGAGCTggtcgtgtgtgctatgcgatgggcgagggcgaggggcaaggcaagcgagcagtcgcgtgtgggcagcaagcgagctgcgccacgacgcgcactgcctcgcgcagcaagcgctggctcgcgtgcaatgccttgcgagggtgagcagcagcagacgcgacacagcacagaggctgcgcgcatcgtggccagcgatggctgcgtgtgcgtgtggcctatgtttgtgcgttgcgtggtgatgtgcgtaccttgtgttacgattaaatcgttttaaattttaatttgaattttcagttcagaaacgttttaattaattttaaaattaataatttaaattgttttctcgggttttaattttgaatattataattattataaattctatttatactaattattttactaaaattaaaccttgaattaattaaaattcatttaattcaactgaaaataaattaaataaaatggattcaattataaatttatatgagctttaaattttaattaaatttgtatgtttccagttagactagaaatacatttttatgtttaaaattagtaaagcatatgaatttattggtttaagtgggagcaattttagttataaactcttgattaggtctacaaatcctttaaggttaaacaacttgattagaattaataaggactgaataattggtagattattggtgcccttgattaattgctgcaaatatttatgtgatgcataacgtgttttactaaccagctatgtgggccattcataataatgaatgggtgaatggtatttattgtatatgtactgttttgcaggttatgaaatgactagtatggcccaactaggttagaaaatatggtatgcgtaccattaatttgaatgtaatttgtctaaagcaccaaatttgtttttcaattcaaatatggtctgcgtaccatcaaatagttgtaattagtttaattatagcttatcctatttgaagaaaatggcgcctcccacggagattatcaagacggactttgaagttgaagcttcaagatgaagtcgggccatactagatcacatttatcttatgcatgttttaagttatttattgcttttaaatatgtcttaaatatgcatgagatcgaagcttgattatgttgcatgattaaggattttagttcacttaaaatctaaccaacatagtaagagccttaagttccaaacttaaaaattgatttaaaaggtgccatgccaaaataacacttacttggatatccttttttcatcgatcttagaaatagttttccgccatagcgaggtgttacttatcgatactaaaggggtaaggtacacaaataattgtgagtacatgttagttttggtgaaactcaacgatataagtaaggagtccttttatgtcgtggcaaaatcgataggattacctaataagttcttagacgtacctatcaaccaagagtagtttctagactattagcaaaaggcttttgcttacctaaaagattttagaattgagtctaaatacataatgtgcttaattcttcaatggtttttaggatcttggaatcattttattcacacctgccggaacacataacttgaataaaatgcttattgaacattgaattatgcatatatgctagaatttaagtttattaagagaaactgtgaatgattatttatttgtttattctttttcaattgtagttttaattatggcaaacaacaattcatt contains these protein-coding regions:
- the LOC110799354 gene encoding uncharacterized protein; protein product: MTSLPSIPISMVDGLPNLASDTYPITCMIWNVQGAGSPAFISSHKELVREHKLLVLTLVETHMGGCQAIKIATILGYSGHTRVDAQGFSGRIWVYWKSEHNQYITMDIQRVGDQPWYFTPVYASPDPTKHTDLWRELEKFASTNNKPWLIAGDFNDTRFTWERCSSCSETSRGAARFNNWVEDMQLLEVQFAGAFHTWARGLTLETRHSPLLDRALCTSDWGLRFNNARVKH